Proteins co-encoded in one Deltaproteobacteria bacterium genomic window:
- a CDS encoding transposase, with translation REIDRVKSKRDKCLRKSVPVTKDGKVIHFKSSRRYQRLDHTYKRLLQKRRDQTKLMLQTVANFLCKHYDIIAIGDYTPRGGGLSKGMRRSMNNQSLIGRFKLVVQWVAARSGRIYIEWPEHGSTRTCSACGYKLAEGLPPEVRSWDCPACASHHLRDENAAINGLKLVMHKDLPCSGQIPPVTRRHSAQFTGSGIERTSLDATGKPSVTTTKVVELRRRRSASTGRCSVPHGASA, from the coding sequence CGCGAGATCGACCGTGTCAAATCCAAACGCGACAAGTGCCTACGCAAATCGGTACCAGTGACTAAAGACGGCAAAGTTATTCATTTCAAATCATCAAGGAGGTATCAGCGACTCGACCACACCTATAAGCGTCTGCTGCAAAAGAGGCGAGACCAGACCAAGCTGATGCTGCAGACGGTAGCAAATTTTCTTTGTAAGCATTACGACATCATTGCCATTGGCGACTACACACCCAGGGGCGGCGGCTTAAGCAAAGGCATGCGCCGCAGCATGAACAACCAGTCCCTCATCGGTAGATTTAAACTCGTCGTCCAGTGGGTGGCAGCCAGGTCAGGCCGCATTTACATCGAGTGGCCTGAGCATGGCTCGACACGCACCTGCTCCGCATGTGGGTATAAGCTAGCCGAAGGACTCCCCCCGGAGGTACGCAGTTGGGACTGCCCTGCCTGCGCCAGTCACCACCTGCGTGACGAGAACGCTGCCATAAATGGATTGAAACTCGTGATGCACAAAGACTTGCCCTGCTCGGGCCAGATACCACCAGTGACGCGGAGACACTCAGCCCAGTTTACCGGCAGCGGCATCGAACGCACGTCGCTCGACGCCACAGGTAAACCTAGCGTCACGACCACTAAGGTCGTGGAGCTGAGACGAAGGCGCTCCGCGAGCACTGGACGGTGTTCTGTGCCGCATGGTGCCAGTGCCTAG